The Watersipora subatra chromosome 1, tzWatSuba1.1, whole genome shotgun sequence genome has a window encoding:
- the LOC137386922 gene encoding uro-adherence factor A-like has product MLNDKVASVSSKYPEVFKDGLGHCKKLTVPTHNPGSVLKFTKPYDVPFSHQQAVREKIERLVAAGVLEHVDSSEYAAPIVAVTKPNVKHSLVTQQSLVTHHSLVTQHSLVTQHSLVTQHSLVTHHSLVTHHSLVIHHSLVTQHSLVAQHSLVAQHSLVAQHSLVAQHSLVAQHSLITHHYLATQHSLTTQHPLTTWHPLTTSHSLAIQHSLVTQHSLITQHSLVTQHYLITQHSLVTQHSLITHHYLTTQHSLVTHHYLVTQHSLAIQHYLATKLSPLTWSSPATQHSLTTQHSLTTRHPLTTSHSLAIQHSLITQHSLVTQHSLITQHSLTTRCFLAFLPTVVTEHSPSTQHCFISQHYLHSLSTHHSLFTQPSLITHHSPTTKHNFCSGKLPKHYEVYHHSAYGCF; this is encoded by the exons ATGTTGAATGACAAGGTTGCATCAGTGTCCTCAAAGTATCCTGAGGTGTTCAAAGATGGTTTAGGTCATTGTAAAAAGCTGACAGTGCCAACACACAACCCTGGCAGTGTACTGAAGTTTACCAAACCATATGATGTACCTTTTTCTCATCAACAGGCTGTGAGAGAAAAGATAGAGCGGCTTGTGGCGGCTGGCGTACTGGAACATGTTGATTCTAGCGAGTATGCAGCACCAATAGTAGCTGTTACTAAACCGAATGTAAAA CACTCTCTCGTCACTCAGCAGTCTCTCGTCACTCATCACTCCCTCGTCACTCAGCACTCTCTCGTCACTCAGCACTCTCTCGTCACTCAGCACTCTCTCGTCACTCATCACTCTCTCGTCACTCATCACTCTCTCGTCATTCATCACTCTCTCGTCACTCAGCACTCTCTCGTCGCTCAGCACTCTCTCGTCGCTCAGCACTCTCTCGTCGCTCAGCACTCTCTCGTCGCTCAGCACTCTCTCGTCGCTCAGCACTCTCTCATCACTCATCACTATCTCGCCACTCAGCACTCTCTGACCACTCAGCACCCTCTGACCACTTGGCACCCTCTGACCACTTCGCACTCTCTAGCCATTCAACATTCTCTGGTTACTCAGCACTCTCTCATCACTCAGCACTCTCTCGTCACTCAGCACTATCTCATCACTCAGCACTCTCTCGTCACTCAGCACTCTCTCATCACTCATCACTATCTCACCACTCAGCACTCTCTCGTTACTCATCACTATCTCGTCACTCAGCATTCTCTCGCCATTCAGCACTATCTAGCCACCAAGCTCTCTCCCCTCACTTGGTCTTCTCCCGCCACTCAGCACTCTCTGACCACTCAGCACTCTCTGACCACTCGGCACCCTCTGACCACTTCGCACTCTCTAGCCATTCAACATTCTCTCATTACTCAGCACTCTCTCGTCACTCAACACTCTCTCATTACTCAGCATTCTCTCACCACTCGGTGCTTTCTCGCCTTTTTGCCGACTGTTGTCACAGAGCACTCACCCAGTACTCAGCACTGTTTCATCAGTCAGCACTACCTCCACTCTCTGAGCACTCATCATTCTCTTTTCACTCAGCCCTCTCTCATCACTCACCACTCTCCCACCACCAAACACAACTTCTGCTCTGGCAAACTCCCTAAGCATTATGAAGTCTATCACCATTCCGCCTACGGATGTTTCTGA